One window from the genome of Sulfuricurvum sp. IAE1 encodes:
- a CDS encoding chemotaxis protein CheW encodes MAIIESNQLLTFKLGNETYGIQINKVREILTYPTVTPIPDASRWVKGVINLRGEVAPVIDLRVRFNVNDDPIYTNRTIIIAVKTQDMRMIGLVVDEVSDMENVDLDRLYPAPDMGTSIAPEYLKGLFKKEEKMIVILDIDRILDKDEMQRLSRAGEGTTNVYSASA; translated from the coding sequence ATGGCCATCATCGAGAGCAACCAGCTTCTGACTTTCAAACTCGGCAACGAAACCTACGGTATTCAGATCAACAAGGTGCGCGAAATCCTCACCTATCCCACGGTAACCCCGATCCCGGACGCGAGCCGTTGGGTCAAGGGGGTGATCAACCTGCGCGGCGAAGTGGCCCCCGTGATCGATCTGCGGGTCCGCTTCAACGTCAACGACGATCCCATTTACACCAACCGCACCATCATCATCGCCGTCAAAACGCAGGACATGCGGATGATCGGCCTCGTCGTCGATGAAGTATCCGACATGGAAAACGTCGACCTCGACCGCCTCTACCCCGCCCCCGATATGGGAACGTCCATCGCTCCCGAATACCTCAAGGGGCTGTTTAAAAAAGAGGAGAAAATGATCGTCATCCTCGACATCGACCGTATCCTCGACAAAGACGAGATGCAGCGCCTCTCCCGCGCCGGCGAGGGAACGACGAATGTATACAGCGCGTCAGCTTGA
- a CDS encoding protein-glutamate O-methyltransferase CheR encodes MYTARQLERARELAYRHSGITLGPNKDVMIANRLDKLKRDVAHDDIDAILSAVEQGRYVDTFISTFTTNKTNFFRESFHFDDLRDRVFKQAAGKGSELKIYCSAASTGEEPYSILMTMEAAKTVHSDAALNYSLLATDIDTDVLRHASNGIYEWQKNAEDFPEWIRPSEYFKRRPHPTKEGDYLIKVKETLARRVRFERHNLMAQEYPFKPHEFDVVFCRNVLIYFNQNDQNAILKKLFRTLKPGGTLYLGHSESPLELSPYVERYGQNIFVKTKEYP; translated from the coding sequence ATGTATACAGCGCGTCAGCTTGAGCGCGCCCGCGAGCTGGCGTACCGCCACAGCGGCATCACGCTGGGGCCGAATAAGGACGTCATGATCGCCAACCGCCTCGACAAACTCAAGCGCGACGTCGCGCACGACGATATCGACGCGATTTTAAGCGCCGTAGAACAGGGGCGCTACGTCGATACGTTCATCAGCACGTTTACGACGAACAAAACCAATTTTTTCCGGGAATCGTTTCACTTTGACGATCTCCGGGACCGGGTTTTCAAACAGGCGGCCGGGAAGGGATCGGAGCTGAAAATCTACTGTTCGGCGGCATCGACGGGAGAAGAGCCCTATTCGATACTGATGACGATGGAGGCGGCCAAAACGGTCCATTCCGATGCGGCTCTGAACTATTCGCTGCTGGCGACCGACATCGATACCGACGTGCTCCGACACGCATCCAACGGCATCTATGAATGGCAAAAAAACGCCGAAGACTTTCCCGAATGGATACGTCCCTCGGAATATTTCAAACGCCGTCCCCATCCCACCAAAGAGGGGGACTACCTTATCAAGGTCAAAGAGACGCTCGCGCGGCGGGTCCGTTTCGAGCGTCACAACCTGATGGCGCAGGAGTATCCTTTCAAACCCCACGAGTTCGACGTCGTTTTCTGTCGAAACGTCCTGATCTATTTCAATCAGAACGACCAAAACGCCATATTGAAAAAACTGTTCCGCACGCTTAAACCGGGAGGAACGCTCTATCTTGGGCATTCGGAAAGCCCGCTGGAGCTCAGCCCCTATGTCGAACGGTACGGCCAGAATATTTTTGTCAAAACCAAAGAGTATCCATGA